Genomic DNA from Paenibacillus sp. MBLB1832:
CCGCTCCGGAGGAGTCCTGATGTACGCTAAGGTCATTGTCGATGTACCCGCAAAGCAAACGAATCGGGCTTTCGACTATGAAGTTCCTGCATCGCTGAGCAAGTGGGTCGAGGTGGGAAGCCGAGTCGGCGTCCCTTTCGGGCCGAGGGTTTTACAAGGTTTTGTAGTGGAGCTGCATGAGACAACAGATGTGGATGCGAAGCGTATCAAGCCGATTCAGCATGTGCTGGATTTGGTGCCGCCGCTCACAAGCGAGCTTGTGAGCTTAGGTCGTTGGATTAGCCGCATGTACTTGTGTCATGAAGTGACGGCGCTGCAAGCGATGCTTCCTGCGGCGCTTAAGGCAAAATATGAGCGAGTGATCATCGCCGGCGACGAAGTGGACGAGGATCAGGCGCTTTTAGATATGCCGGATATACAGGCGATCCTTGATTTTGTGAAGAGTAAAGAGTCCGTCTCAATGGACGTGCTGTTGGAGCGTTTTTCCAAGGAAGGCGCGCTCATTAAAGAGTTGCTTTCAACGGGCAGGCTTTCAGAAGTGCAGCTCGTAAAGGATCGGATGTCTACCAAGAAGGCGTTGACCGTATTTCCTCCTCCTGGCGGGGAAGGCTTGGAAGCGGCGCTTGCCGAGTTACCTGCTAGAGCGAACAAGCAGCAAGAGGTGCTGCGCTATTTGATGGAGCATCCGCATGCGATTCGCTTGACCGAGTTGATGGATACAATTGAGGTCGGTGCGAGCACGGTCAAAAGCTTAGCCGATCGTGGCTGGATTGAGCTGCGCGAGGTGGAAGTGATGCGCGACCCTTATTCGGGGCGATCTTTCGCACGGACGAAACCGCTCGTTCTGACGGAGGAGCAGAGCCGTGTGTTTGCACCGATCCGAGACGCGGTAGCGGAAGAGCGGCACGAAGTGTTCCTGCTTCATGGGGTGACTGGAAGCGGCAAAACAGAAGTATACCTGCAATCCATCCAGCAATGCTTGGATATGGGTAAGGAAGCGATTGTGCTTGTGCCGGAAATTTCCTTAACACCGCAAATGGTGGAACGTTTCAAAGGGAGATTTGGCGACCTTGTTGCTGTTCTTCATAGCCGTTTGTCCAATGGCGAACGATACGATGAATGGCGTAAAATTACGCGCAAACAAGTGAAGGTCGTGATTGGCGCGCGTTCAGCGATTTTTGCCCCTTTTACGAAAATCGGCCTGATTATTATAGATGAAGAGCATGAATCCTCGTATAAGCAGGAGGAAAGTCCTAAATATCACACACGGGATGTGGCGATACAAAGAGCGAAGATGATGGGAACTGCGGTTGTGCTTGGTTCCGCTACGCCGTCTTTGGAGAGTATGGAGAAAACGAGACGCCGCCGTGACCGGTCTCAGCCACCTTTTACCCTGTTGACGATGAAAGAACGTGTCGCGAGCAGACCGATGCCGCCCGTCATGATTGTGGATATGCGCGAGGAGCTCAAGAACGGCAATCGTTCGATGTTCAGCCAGTCCTTGTATAAAGCGATTGAAGATCGGTTACACAAGAAGGAACAGATTGTTTTACTGCTGAATCGCAGAGGGTACGCGACATTCGTCATGTGCCGAACTTGCGGGTTCGTGTCCCAGTGTCCGCATTGCGACATTTCATTGACGTATCACCAGAGTTCTCACATGCTTCGCTGTCATTATTGCGGCTATGCCGAGCGTGAGGTGAAGCAGTGTCCGAGCTGTCAGTCGGAACATATTCGCCATTTTGGAACGGGAACGCAGCGTGTGGAGGAAGAGCTTAGCAAAATTTTCCCTGGCATACGGGTCATTCGTATGGACGTAGACACGACGACGGAGAAGGGCTCTCACGAGAAATGGTTGACGATGTTTCGTGAGAAGCAAGCGGATGTTCTTCTGGGGACGCAAATGGTGGCAAAAGGGCTGGATTTTCCTGATGTAACCCTCGTTGGGGTGATCGCGGCGGATACGGTGCTGAATATTCCTGATTTTCGCTCGGCGGAGCGCACATTCCAACTGCTAACGCAGGTTGCAGGGCGGGCTGGCAGGCATGAAAAGCAGGGGGAAGTGTTCGTTCAGACGTACACGCCTGAGCATTACAGTGTGCAGTATGCGAGCCATCATGACTATTTGGCATTTGCCAATCATGAGCTGGATATTCGGGCGAACCTTGGTTACCCGCCGTATCAGCGATTAATCTTGATCACCTTCTCACATGAGCAGGCGCCTCTGTTGGTTCGTTTGGCGGAAGCTTTCGTGACGAGGCTCAAAGAGATTGCGAAACCTTATACAACTCAGCAGGTGGATCTTTTTGCAGAGGCTGTACCGCTGGATGCTTCGTTCCAATTTGATGTGTTGGGACCTGTCGCATCGCCAATTTCCCGAATCAAAGATAGATATCGATTCCAATGCGTGGTAAAATATCGGGGGAAGATCTGGCTGCTGACATTGTTGCCAAGACCGTGGCCTGGTTTGAGGAACGCTCAACCAAAGAAAAACTGCTCATCAGCGTAGATGTTGACCCGCAATATTTGATGTAATATTAGCTATTTTCACTAATCGAAATGACTTAAAGGGTAGGTGCACACTCATGGCTATTCGTATTATTGTTAAAGATCCAGATCCTGTGCTGCGCGAGAAGGCGGTCACAGTTACGAAGTTTAATTCCAATCTGCATAAATTGCTTGATGATATGGCAGACACGATGTATGAAGCGGAAGGCGTAGGCCTTGCTGCTCCGCAAATCGGTATTCTGAAGCGCGTAATCGTGATGGATTGCGGCGAAGAGCATGGCGGATTGATCGAAATGGTGAATCCTGAAATCGTAACATCCAGCGGCGAGCAAATGGGCCCTGAAGGCTGTTTAAGTATTCCTGGTCTTCGCGGTGATGTGCTGCGTGCCATGACCGTAACGGCGAAAGGTCAAGATCGTCATGGTAATCCGATTGAAGTGACAGGCACAGAGTTGCTGGCTCGTTGTATTTTCCATGAGATTGACCACTTGAATGGCGTCTTATTTACAGATCTAGCGGTCAAAACCTATACAGCCGACGAAGAGGAAGAAGAATAGTGAACATTATTTTCATGGGCACGCCTGATTTCGCGGTGCCGTCCTTGCAGCTGCTCCTTGCGGAAGGCTACAATGTGACAACCGTCGTTACACAGCCGGATCGGCCGAAAGGACGCAAGCGCGTCTTGACGCCGACGCCAGTGAAGGTAGAGGCGGAGAAGCACGGGATTCCCGTGCTTCAACCAGTGAAGCTGCGTGAAGCAGCATCTGTTGAGCAGATTCGCCAGCTTGCGCCAGATTTAATCGTTACAGCGGCTTATGGTCAAATTTTACCGAAATCGGTGCTGGATTTGCCGAAATTCGGCTGTATTAATATTCACGCATCGCTGCTTCCGAAATATCGGGGGGGAGCGCCGATTCATCATGCTGTCATGCGCGGTGAGGCCGAAACCGGCGTAACCATCATGTATATGGCGGTTGGGCTGGATACAGGCGATATGATTTCGCATGTGGCGCTGCCGATCGAGGATACGGATACGACGGGGACGCTTTTTGAAAAACTGAGCATTGCAGGTGCTGATCTACTGAAGCGGACATTGCCAGATTTGTTGGCGGGTCGGATCCAAGCTGTTCCGCAGAATGAAGCGGATGCGGTCTACTCACCGAACATTCGCAGGGAAGATGAGCTTCTGGATTGGTCGCGTCCTGCGCTCGAGCTGTGGAATCACATTCGAGGTTTGAACCCGTTCCCAGGCGCATATACTTTCTGGAATGGGGAAGTCCTGAAGGTTTGGGCGAGCTTGAAGCCTCAAGCTGTGACTGGCCGTGAGCAGTCAGCTGCTCCAGGCACTGTGCTTAGCTGTAGTGAGCAGGGGATAGAAGTCATGACTGGGGCAGGATCGTTGTGGCTGACGGAGATTCAGCCCGCTGGCAAAAAGGCGATGCCTATTGCCGAGTTTATTCGCGGTGTGCAGATTCCTGCGGGGACTGTGCTGGGAATCGAGCCTCGGAATACGGAGAGATAGTCGATTTTTTCGACTAACCTTGAGCGGTGAGCCTGGATGATAGTGAACTCAAGCAAATGGTATCGTTTCGAGCCAATCGGCAGAGAATAAGACCCCTGAGGGGGCCTATTTCTCCTCGGGCTGGCTAATTTTGCTGGATAAGACCTCTGCGGGGTCTTAATTCCAGCAAGTGGCAAATATTGAGCCTATAAAAACCGAGAGATCGTCGATTTTTTCGACTAACTCCATATAAGATCCAAGTATGAACTAATGCCATTTCACAAATGAGGTATAGATTTGTCTACACAACAATCAAACCGTCCGCAAGGCGGACAAAAGAAATCGCAGAGAACGGGCAAGTCCTCTGCGTCAAACTCATCCTCAGGCGCTGCGAAGAGCAGCGCTGTTATGCGTTCTGCCCGTGATGCGGCGCTGGATGTGCTTGTTCGGGTTGAAGAGAATCAGTCGTACAGCAATTTATTGCTGAATCAAGTCTTGCAGAAGCATGCGCTGGAGCGGGCTGATGCGGGTCTGGCGACAGAGCTCGTGTACGGTACGATCGGACGTCGCAACACGATCGACTTCTTCCTTGAGCGCTTTGTCAGCAAAGGGCTCGCGAAGCTGGAGCCGTGGGTCCGGTGCTTGCTGCGGCTGAGCTTCTATCAGCTGCATTATTTGGACCGCATCCCCGACCATGCGGTCGTCAGCGAAGCGGTCAATATCGCGAAGCGCCGAGGCCACCAAGGCATCTCGGGCATGGTCAACGGCGTGCTGCGCGCCATCATCCGCAGCAAAGACGAGCTCACGCTGCCGGCTGCGCTCGGCGACGTGAAGCGCATCGCGCTGGGCCATTCCCATCCGGAATGGCTCGTGCGCCGGTGGATCCGTCAGCTCGGTCCTGAGCTGACGGAACAGATCTGTGCGGCGAACAATGAGCCGCCGCACGTGAGCATCCGCGCGAACGCGAGGCGGCGCAGCCGCTTGGAGCTGCTCCAGCAGCTCCAAGGCAGCGGCCTCAGCGCGGAAGCGTCAGAGCTGGCCCCGGCCGGGATCCTTGTGCAGGGGGCCGGGAACATGGCGTTAGTCCCCGGCTTCCAGCAAGGGGACTTCTCGATTCAAGACGAGAGCTCGATGCTCGTCGCCGAAGCTCTGGATCCGCGTCCAGGCATGAAGGTGCTGGACTGCTGCGCCGCCCCTGGCGGCAAGACCGCTCACATCGCCGAGAAGATGGACGATGTCGGGCAGATCTGGGCGTGTGATCTCCATGCCCACAAACAGCAATTAATCGCAGACCAAGCCGAGCGTCTGGGCTTATCGTCGATTCAGACGTTGGTGATGGATGCTGCGACGCTGGATGAGCATTTTGCCGAGGCGTCGTTCGACCGCATTCTACTGGATGCGCCTTGCTCGGGCCTCGGGGTTATTCGCCGCAAGCCCGATCTCAAATGGGCGAAGCAGGAAGCCGAAATTGAAGCAATAAGCGATATTCAATATGCGATACTGAGCCGTGTTCATCGCCTGTTGAAGCCGGGGGGCGTGATGGTCTACAGCACGTGCACGATCGAACAGGTGGAGAATGAGGGGATGGTGGAGCGTTTCCTTGCGGAACACAGCGAATTTGAGCTAGCTCCGCTGCCAGAGGATGTTTTCACTAGATTTGCCCCAGAAGCGGCTGCCCGAGGCATGGTGCAAATTTTGCCGCAGCAGTTCCATTCGGACGGATTTTTCATCGCAAGGCTTCGCAAGCGCGAGGTGTAACGGACAGGGACGTGTGTTCGTTCCTGCTTTGTGGTAAACTATGGACAAATAGACGAAATAACAACAGGTTGTGATAATAGTGGGTTTAAAGCCATATGAAAAAGAGAAACCATTTGTTTATGATTTGAATTGGGATGAGTGGCAGAGCTGGGTTAAAGAAAACGGAGAGTCCGCGTTCCGTGCGGGTCAAATTTTCGACTGGCTGTATATCAAACGCGTGTTCAGCTTCGATGAAATGACCAATTTGCCCAAAACACTTCGTGACAAACTGAAGGAACAGTTTGAGTTTGTTACGCTGTCCGAGATTACGAAATATCAATCTCAGGATGGCACAGTGAAGTTCTTGTTTGAGCTTGAAGATAAGAATGCGATTGAAACCGTTGTGATGAAGCATAACTACGGCAACAGTATTTGCGTGACGACACAAGTCGGATGCCGAGTGGGTTGCACGTTCTGCGCTTCCACGCTGGGCGGATTGAAGCGCGATTTGCGACCAGGCGAGATTGTAGCTCAGGTTGTCAAAGCACAGAAATTGCTGGATGAGACGGGGGAGCGTATTTCTTCCATCGTGATCATGGGTATTGGCGAGCCGTTCGAGAACTATGAAGCGACGATGAATTTCCTGCGCGTCATGATTCATCCGAAGGGGCTCAACATTGGCCAACGCCATATTACGGTTTCTACGAGCGGTATTGTGCCGAACATCTATAAGTTCGCTGATGAGAACCTGCAAGTGAATTTGGCGATTTCGATTCATGCGCCGAACGATCAGCTTCGCTCGAAGCTGATGCCTGTTAATCGCAGATTCCCGTTCGTTGATTTGATCGAAGCGTGCAAGTACTACATTGCGAAGACAGGCAGAAGGATTACGTTTGAATATGCCCTTATGGGTGAAGTGAACGATCAGCCTGAGCATGCGGAGGAATTGGCGCTTGTTTTGAAGGAAATGCCGCTGAGCCACGTGAATTTGATTCCAGTCAACTTCGTGGCAGAACGGGATTTCAAGCGTACGCCAAGGGATGATATTTTCACCTTCCAACGCATTTTGGAGAAGGGCAAAATCAATGCCACCATACGCCGTGAACAAGGCAGCGATATTGCTGCAGCCTGCGGACAATTGCGAGCGAAGCATATGGAGAGCAAGTAATGAGGTGAGATCCGGATGAAGATGGTAAGTCGAACCGATATTGGGAAAGTCCGTTTAGTCAATGAGGACCGTGCCGCCATCCATCATCAGCTGAATGGCCTGTCTTTGGCTATTGTAGCGGATGGCATGGGCGGGCATCAGGCTGGCGATATTGCCAGTCAGATGGCCATTGATACGATAGGAGCACAGTTGCAGTCCATCCATTGGGGAATGTCGGTGGAAGCATGTAAGCAATTGCTGAGGGAAGCGATTGAGAAGGCGAACGAGGAGATTTATGCTTTTGCGTCTGGTCAAGAGAAGTACCACGGGATGGGAACGACCGTCGTTGCCGTCATTGCTTCACAGGAGCTTTTGATCATCGGACATATCGGGGATAGCCGTGCATATAAGCTGACAGGGGAATCCATTCAACAGCTGACCGAAGATCATTCTTTGGTCTATGAGTTGGTCAAGAATGGTCAACTTACGCTTGAAGAAGCGGATCACCATCCAAGACGGAATTGGATTACGCGCGCACTAGGTACAGAGCCTAGCGTGGAAGTGGATCTCTATGAGTACACGTGGCGTCCAGACGATGTTATTCTTATTTGTTCGGATGGTTTGAGCGGGTTGGTTGACGATGCCGATATCCTGCGAGTTGTTCGTTCTTACGAGCAGCTGGAGGATGCGGCGGAAGAGTTAATCCAGAGCGCGCTTCGCGAAGGCGGAGATGATAATGTAACGGTCCTTTTACTTGCACATGATCAGGATTCGGACGAAAAGAGGGGTGATGGGAATTGATCGGAAGAAAGCTTGGAGGCCGCTATGAAATCTTAGACCGTATTGGCGGAGGCGGCATGGCTTTAGTTTACAAAGGGCATGATTTGCTTTTGAATCGCAAAGTCGCTGTCAAAGTGCTTCGCCAGCAGTATGTGCACGATGAGGAATTCATTCGTCGCTTCCGCAGAGAAGCTCAAGCAGCCGCTTCCCTATCTCATCCCAATGTGGTCAGTATTTATGACGTGGGACAAGAAGAAGATGTCCATTACATCGTGATGGAATATATCGAAGGCAAGACGTTGAACGATTTGATTAAAGAAAAAGCGCCGCTGCAGGTGGAAGATGCTGTTCATTATGCCAGTCAAATTGCAGATGCCTTGGATCATGCGCATCATAACGAAATCATTCACCGTGACATTAAGCCGCACAATATTTTGATTGGCAAAAATGGCCGTGTAAAGGTGACGGACTTTGGTATCGCGAGAGCCGCGACGTCGTCCACCATTACGCAAACGGGGTCCGTCGTCGGTTCAG
This window encodes:
- the def gene encoding peptide deformylase, whose product is MAIRIIVKDPDPVLREKAVTVTKFNSNLHKLLDDMADTMYEAEGVGLAAPQIGILKRVIVMDCGEEHGGLIEMVNPEIVTSSGEQMGPEGCLSIPGLRGDVLRAMTVTAKGQDRHGNPIEVTGTELLARCIFHEIDHLNGVLFTDLAVKTYTADEEEEE
- a CDS encoding Stp1/IreP family PP2C-type Ser/Thr phosphatase, whose product is MKMVSRTDIGKVRLVNEDRAAIHHQLNGLSLAIVADGMGGHQAGDIASQMAIDTIGAQLQSIHWGMSVEACKQLLREAIEKANEEIYAFASGQEKYHGMGTTVVAVIASQELLIIGHIGDSRAYKLTGESIQQLTEDHSLVYELVKNGQLTLEEADHHPRRNWITRALGTEPSVEVDLYEYTWRPDDVILICSDGLSGLVDDADILRVVRSYEQLEDAAEELIQSALREGGDDNVTVLLLAHDQDSDEKRGDGN
- the fmt gene encoding methionyl-tRNA formyltransferase, with protein sequence MNIIFMGTPDFAVPSLQLLLAEGYNVTTVVTQPDRPKGRKRVLTPTPVKVEAEKHGIPVLQPVKLREAASVEQIRQLAPDLIVTAAYGQILPKSVLDLPKFGCINIHASLLPKYRGGAPIHHAVMRGEAETGVTIMYMAVGLDTGDMISHVALPIEDTDTTGTLFEKLSIAGADLLKRTLPDLLAGRIQAVPQNEADAVYSPNIRREDELLDWSRPALELWNHIRGLNPFPGAYTFWNGEVLKVWASLKPQAVTGREQSAAPGTVLSCSEQGIEVMTGAGSLWLTEIQPAGKKAMPIAEFIRGVQIPAGTVLGIEPRNTER
- the rlmN gene encoding 23S rRNA (adenine(2503)-C(2))-methyltransferase RlmN, whose amino-acid sequence is MGLKPYEKEKPFVYDLNWDEWQSWVKENGESAFRAGQIFDWLYIKRVFSFDEMTNLPKTLRDKLKEQFEFVTLSEITKYQSQDGTVKFLFELEDKNAIETVVMKHNYGNSICVTTQVGCRVGCTFCASTLGGLKRDLRPGEIVAQVVKAQKLLDETGERISSIVIMGIGEPFENYEATMNFLRVMIHPKGLNIGQRHITVSTSGIVPNIYKFADENLQVNLAISIHAPNDQLRSKLMPVNRRFPFVDLIEACKYYIAKTGRRITFEYALMGEVNDQPEHAEELALVLKEMPLSHVNLIPVNFVAERDFKRTPRDDIFTFQRILEKGKINATIRREQGSDIAAACGQLRAKHMESK
- the rsmB gene encoding 16S rRNA (cytosine(967)-C(5))-methyltransferase RsmB, encoding MRSARDAALDVLVRVEENQSYSNLLLNQVLQKHALERADAGLATELVYGTIGRRNTIDFFLERFVSKGLAKLEPWVRCLLRLSFYQLHYLDRIPDHAVVSEAVNIAKRRGHQGISGMVNGVLRAIIRSKDELTLPAALGDVKRIALGHSHPEWLVRRWIRQLGPELTEQICAANNEPPHVSIRANARRRSRLELLQQLQGSGLSAEASELAPAGILVQGAGNMALVPGFQQGDFSIQDESSMLVAEALDPRPGMKVLDCCAAPGGKTAHIAEKMDDVGQIWACDLHAHKQQLIADQAERLGLSSIQTLVMDAATLDEHFAEASFDRILLDAPCSGLGVIRRKPDLKWAKQEAEIEAISDIQYAILSRVHRLLKPGGVMVYSTCTIEQVENEGMVERFLAEHSEFELAPLPEDVFTRFAPEAAARGMVQILPQQFHSDGFFIARLRKREV